The window TGATCACCTCCATTTtgcatttttctttttatccattttgcatttttctttttatccattttgcattttctctttttatttaaacataGAGATAAAGGCGTTATATCCTAATTTATCTTGTTTTACCATTATTgtttccattttatttttttatattttgcaaATTTTTATGGAAAACCAAATAATCATCCCCAAATATGTGTGAAGTATATCTACACTTTTtttgtacatttttttgcatttttttgcatttttttgcatttttttgcatctttttccaattttttccaatcttatttatatacatatattatatatgcatttttatttgtttgctaatttttttttatttcaaacgTAATAATATTACCACATTTGTTATCCGGTTCGCTAAAATATCAactttgcatatatttttttaaatcataaaaaattgCAGAAAATTGCAAAAATTGTAAAACATTGCAAAAGATTGTAAGAAATTGCAGAAAATTGCAGAAAATTGCAAAAGATTGTAAAACATTGCAAAAGATTGTAAGAAATTGCAAAAAATTGTGGATAGaatatattctttatttattcatgttcatttttatagtaCTACAAAATGTATTCCATggtacttaaaaaaaaaacaaaatataattttaccAATTTTATGAGCGTTTATTTTTCTACTTTAATTAATCgcgaacaaaataataaaatcacTGGAAATGTAATTAAGTTCGATAAAAGAAAAGGATACGGATTTATAAGTACTACCAGATATtgcatatatgcatatagtGATTTTTCCCCAcaattttatcatcattttatcataattttatcataatttttccataattttatcataattttcccACAATTTTCATCGCCTTGTTTTTTTCTCAGAACCCAACGACGGAGGACCTGATGTGTTTGTTCATTACACAGAAATTTGCCAgagtataatttttattatatataaggatgtacatatatatttttctttcctCCCCTCCTCTTTTTaagttaaaatattattgtgTGTAACATTTTCACAAATTCAAACTTTtgataatttgtttattttatagataGAAGTTTTTTAGTaacaaatgaagaaaaaaaaaaattggaatGGAATtctaatataaatttaataaataaaaaagacaaaTTTAATTATGAACATGATaacccaaaaaaaaaagaaatccaaaatgaatttaaatatttaataccTGGGGAAAGAGTTAAGTTTCAAGTTATTTATGACCGAACTAACCATTCAAGCAAAGCAATAAATGTTGAATTTATtgattaaataaaaaaaaaaaaaaaaaacacaatatattgaaatgaaaaaaaaaaaactgtaCAAAGATAGagatatttatttgataacaatcttttattttttgatgtTTCCCAATTTAGAAAACTTGTACAAATAATCTATACTATACCGGAAGTCCCCAATAAATCCATTCTTAAATTAACCAACTATTTTAAGTTGAACAATTTTAAGTTGAACAATTTTAAGTTGAACATTTTACGTTGAACAATTTACGTTCTCTTTATTATCCATACAATTTGTTTCTATAGTTATTGCcactttttttatctttatattttttatccttatattttttattttttatatttttataaccatTTGAATTTaccatttatttatatattttattcatattattatcactatttACCACACAAAttgtttttgtatttttttttatttagtcTCTTAAAAATTTgccatataaaaaataatgcaatATAGCAATGCTTATTACATTTTATAAGTACATTACGAATATAAGTATagtatcataaaatatatattacatttattttgtttccagaaaaaaaaaaaagtattaaaattatatgaacaagCACCTAATTttctgattttttttttttttgataatggAAATTTAGTGATTTATAATACTcgtttaaaataaaaaaaataaaaatggctAGCTATCAATTTTTTAGCTATATAgatttatacaaaattaataatgtcAATTTAGATCCTTTTACTGAAGTATTTAATGATGaattttatttgaaatatatttataaatggcCACATATGAACATTGTTACAAGGGAAATGGATGATCATATCAGCGGATATATTATAGGTATGCAACTAGTAAACTCGAAATTACCTGACcatgttcatatatatatgtaaacaaACAAATAAGCTTTTTGAAAAATTGGGTATCCAATTTATATGTGTGTGAAAATGGATACCCTCTATAAAATACCGttataaatatgaacaagCCCAAAATAAActaaacaaattttatttcaattttttttttttttataggaAAAGAAGAAGGTCTAGATAAGGAATATCATGGGCATGTAACGGCATTGTCAGTTGAAGAAGATAGCCGAAGAACTGGGAAAGGTATTGATTTAATGAAtgaatttgaaaaaatatctaATAATATTCATAAGGGAAATTTTGTAGATTTATTTGTTCGTATCACAAATGACCCAgcaataaatatgtataaaaaattagGTTATATTGTTAACGAAGAAATTGttaattattattgtaaTAATGAAAGTGCTTTGGATATGCGGAAGTATCGTAATGGATAATTTtaatggtaaaaaaaaagggaagAAAAATACAACCCATAATTAATGAACAAAGTTATAAGGGGgaatatgtgtgtgtgtgtgcaTAAATACGACATTGCAATCAGAATATTCcctatattgttattattttattattattttttttattttttttatttttttttatttactcttttatttttattataatatttgttgGGAATAATGCGGCATTCCTCCCATAtgtgtaaaaataatgttttcCATAAGTAGAGCTTTGTAAGGGTGTGtgaatatatgtatatattactCACCTTTTATTTTCCACACAATgccaaattatataataatatgaacgtacatataattatgtacacataatttatttacacataatttatgtacatatttttttaattttaccatcaatttattatatttattcgtATAATTAACTTATTTAAATTGCTTTATTTTcgtattttaaaatttttatttaaaaaaaatacatatataatattgtagaACGATATATACGAATGTTTTCAATccctttttcattttgtgggaatttatataatatatcaagTACTCccacaaatatatacaaacattttgaaaaaaaaaaaaaaaaaaaaaaaaaaaaaaatatatatatatatatatatatatatatatatatatatatatatatatgaatatatacatGAATATATACATGAATATATACATGAATAGCAAATACGAAGATTAAAGGCCTTAttgttttattcattttggtATGTATATTCTTTTGAGAAGTTTACAAGCAAAGTAGTATAAATACgcttaaataaaatattttaaatctCAATGGCTTAGCAAGTGTG is drawn from Plasmodium yoelii strain 17X genome assembly, chromosome: 2 and contains these coding sequences:
- a CDS encoding cold-shock protein, putative, whose protein sequence is MYSMVLKKKTKYNFTNFMSVYFSTLINREQNNKITGNVIKFDKRKGYGFIKPNDGGPDVFVHYTEICQNRSFLVTNEEKKKLEWNSNINLINKKDKFNYEHDNPKKKEIQNEFKYLIPGERVKFQVIYDRTNHSSKAINVEFID